Proteins from a single region of Pseudodesulfovibrio portus:
- a CDS encoding sensor histidine kinase, giving the protein MTPDPIRISSSTQRERKRRKREYVFALFFLVLIIGLTWAELKYLSGDYYLILNLLILNVVLLLGMLFYVARNAVRLMLERRRRVLGSKLRTRLVLAFISLSLIPTALIYLVSVKFVQTSVDYWFKGQVEESMEQALELGRAFYGSAQDRLERRGSVMINEIIKNEYAWGGKGMDSYLNKKFTEYDLSLVGVINSEGNEQNTHARGQWASAWPEIKEKIDWQSLRADPRSWTTIIPKPGSDMVLGVTPVDDGKTGYLIIGETVGQGLLHRLDQIVRGLDEYKKLKTRKYPWKMNLYLTLGVMALLIILGAIWFGFRLAKELSAPIQALAAGTERIGRGDLSVRLEDRSDDELGFLVQSFNRMAEDLESSQNSVQQANERLAQQNQELERRGQYIEAVLNNITSGVISMDAEGRIGTVNTAAENILGIPGALLMGKVPQDLLSGDFAGMIREALSQLTAKSAGVWQRQIDLPVRGKMVKVLVSVVALKDASGRQSGHVAVFEDITELEKIQRLAAWREVARRIAHEIKNPLTPIKLSAQRLQRKYARSVDEPIFDECTELIVKQVERMQNMVTEFSAYAKLPEVQPRPDFLAPLLEEVLAMFENTHREIHWNLLFGNPIHEFPFDREGLRKVLINLFTNAAEALRESYDGEVDVTAYHDPDKGVVVIEVADNGPGLPKDSSRLFEPYYTDKKGGTGLGLTIVRSIVSDHGGSVKARAKEPRGTAFVVELPDA; this is encoded by the coding sequence GTGACACCCGATCCCATACGCATCAGTTCCTCCACCCAGCGGGAGAGGAAGCGGCGCAAGCGCGAGTACGTGTTCGCCCTGTTCTTCCTGGTGCTCATCATCGGCCTGACCTGGGCCGAGTTGAAATACCTGAGCGGCGACTACTACCTCATCCTGAACCTGCTCATCCTGAACGTGGTCCTGCTGCTCGGCATGCTCTTCTACGTGGCCCGCAACGCGGTCCGCCTGATGCTGGAGCGCCGCCGCCGCGTGCTCGGCTCCAAGCTGCGCACCCGGCTGGTCCTGGCCTTCATCTCCCTGTCGCTCATCCCCACCGCGCTCATCTACCTGGTGTCCGTGAAGTTCGTGCAGACCTCGGTGGACTACTGGTTCAAGGGCCAGGTCGAGGAATCAATGGAGCAGGCCCTGGAGCTGGGCCGCGCCTTTTACGGATCGGCGCAGGACCGGCTGGAGCGGCGCGGCTCGGTCATGATCAACGAGATCATCAAGAACGAGTACGCCTGGGGCGGCAAGGGCATGGACAGCTATCTGAACAAGAAGTTCACGGAGTACGACCTTTCCCTGGTGGGCGTCATCAACTCCGAGGGCAACGAGCAGAACACCCACGCCAGGGGCCAGTGGGCGTCGGCCTGGCCCGAGATCAAGGAGAAGATCGACTGGCAGTCGCTCAGGGCGGACCCGCGCTCCTGGACGACCATCATCCCCAAGCCGGGCTCGGACATGGTGCTCGGCGTGACCCCGGTCGACGACGGCAAGACCGGTTACCTGATCATCGGCGAGACCGTGGGCCAGGGGCTCCTGCACCGGCTCGACCAGATCGTGCGCGGCCTGGACGAATACAAGAAGCTCAAGACGCGCAAGTACCCGTGGAAGATGAATCTCTACCTGACGCTCGGCGTCATGGCGCTGCTGATCATCCTGGGGGCCATCTGGTTCGGCTTCCGGCTGGCCAAGGAGCTGTCGGCCCCGATCCAGGCCCTGGCCGCAGGTACCGAGCGCATCGGGCGGGGCGACCTGTCCGTGCGGCTGGAAGACCGGTCGGACGACGAGCTGGGCTTTCTGGTCCAATCCTTCAACCGCATGGCCGAGGACCTGGAGTCGTCACAGAATTCCGTCCAGCAGGCCAACGAGCGGCTGGCCCAGCAGAATCAGGAGCTTGAACGGCGCGGCCAGTACATCGAGGCCGTGCTCAACAACATCACTTCGGGCGTCATCTCCATGGACGCCGAGGGCCGCATCGGCACGGTCAACACCGCCGCCGAGAACATCCTCGGCATCCCCGGCGCCCTGCTCATGGGCAAGGTGCCGCAGGACCTCCTGTCCGGGGATTTCGCCGGAATGATACGGGAGGCTTTGTCCCAGCTCACGGCCAAGTCGGCCGGGGTGTGGCAGCGCCAGATCGACCTGCCCGTGCGCGGCAAGATGGTCAAGGTCCTGGTCAGCGTGGTCGCCCTCAAGGACGCCTCGGGCCGCCAGTCCGGCCACGTGGCCGTGTTCGAGGACATCACCGAGCTGGAAAAGATCCAGCGGCTGGCCGCCTGGCGCGAGGTGGCCCGGCGCATCGCCCACGAGATCAAGAACCCGCTGACCCCGATCAAGCTGTCCGCCCAGCGCCTCCAGCGCAAGTATGCGCGGTCCGTGGACGAGCCGATCTTCGACGAGTGCACCGAGCTGATCGTCAAGCAGGTGGAGCGGATGCAGAACATGGTCACCGAATTCTCGGCCTATGCCAAACTCCCCGAAGTGCAGCCCCGGCCCGACTTCCTGGCCCCGCTTCTGGAAGAGGTCCTGGCCATGTTCGAAAACACCCACCGCGAGATTCACTGGAACCTGCTCTTCGGCAACCCGATCCACGAGTTCCCCTTTGACCGCGAAGGGTTGCGCAAGGTGCTCATCAACCTGTTCACCAATGCGGCCGAGGCGCTCAGGGAATCCTATGACGGCGAGGTGGACGTGACCGCCTATCACGATCCGGACAAGGGCGTGGTCGTCATCGAGGTGGCGGACAACGGTCCCGGCCTGCCCAAGGATTCCTCCCGGTTGTTCGAGCCGTATTACACCGATAAGAAGGGCGGCACCGGCCTGGGGTTGACCATTGTCCGCTCCATCGTCTCCGACCACGGCGGCAGCGTGAAGGCGCGGGCCAAGGAGCCGCGCGGCACGGCCTTCGTGGTGGAACTGCCGGACGCCTGA
- a CDS encoding CHASE2 domain-containing protein — protein sequence MTLCLAVAGGSIGLLRPVAVERVERIALSLHNATLPTPGEQEQIVLVLAEEPTFHELGRWPWSRKHHAQLLGKLGLARAVLLDIVMPEASTPDADALLAAVVKAMGNVVAACHLANDPSGGEHLIYPYPALLDAAAKVGITNVNPDVDGYMRSIRPIWEIEGQALASFPMAALSLLADTPPSLHPADHGYALHVDGRQLPLDDFGNLWVQTGTDAVKRYEYRDVLNGVVPPETFRDKIVVVGVAASGASDFHLVADRFSAEEMPGAEFNAKALSSMLFGNPPARLSPLVSALLAVTLALAGGLLGTRRPALAYPGVVVAGTVFFLAVHALFVAQARWADSAWPLMAMAGTFLVVQGLRYFFLHQDWELQTFSLNKIVNMNPQTVGQFKEFDELLNSAWPDIADNSGVHLVNASATADELDEHFLGKTDEQLAVARPGPQGFKEGLALPVPHGDRGTRYVLLGWDRPVGMETLQPLAAVILSTAWYFSHMKEAADSKAMLFRTIRSVFRALDFRDPITGGHSNRVSSLALEIMAHMKLKDVKQVEDIYLGALVHDVGKIGIPDSMLQKEGKLTAEEFRFIKTHPEIGMEIMQSVGLPEETLRTMAEHHERFDGSGYPARLSGKEISLGGRITAVADVFDALTNDRPYRVGWPEKRACDYILGMRGVQFDPDVVDAFIDLKNQTGKS from the coding sequence GTGACACTTTGCCTGGCCGTAGCCGGCGGCAGCATCGGCCTGTTGCGCCCCGTGGCGGTCGAACGGGTGGAGCGGATTGCCCTGAGCCTTCACAACGCCACCCTCCCCACCCCCGGTGAACAAGAACAGATCGTGCTGGTCCTGGCCGAAGAGCCGACATTCCACGAACTGGGACGCTGGCCCTGGTCCAGAAAACACCATGCGCAGCTGCTCGGCAAACTGGGGCTGGCCAGGGCCGTCCTTCTGGACATCGTCATGCCCGAGGCGAGCACCCCGGACGCCGACGCACTGCTGGCCGCCGTGGTCAAGGCCATGGGCAACGTGGTCGCGGCCTGCCACCTGGCCAACGACCCTTCCGGCGGGGAGCACCTCATCTACCCTTACCCGGCCCTGCTCGATGCGGCGGCAAAAGTGGGCATCACCAACGTCAACCCGGACGTTGACGGCTACATGCGATCCATCAGACCCATCTGGGAAATCGAAGGCCAGGCCCTGGCCTCCTTTCCCATGGCCGCCCTGTCCCTGCTGGCGGACACCCCGCCGTCACTGCATCCGGCCGACCACGGATACGCCCTGCACGTGGATGGCCGACAACTGCCGCTGGACGATTTCGGCAACCTGTGGGTCCAGACCGGCACCGACGCCGTCAAGCGCTATGAATACAGGGACGTCCTGAACGGGGTTGTTCCCCCGGAGACCTTCCGGGACAAGATCGTGGTGGTGGGCGTTGCCGCCTCCGGAGCCTCGGACTTCCATCTGGTGGCCGACAGGTTCAGCGCGGAAGAGATGCCCGGCGCGGAATTCAACGCCAAGGCCCTGTCCTCCATGCTCTTCGGCAATCCCCCGGCCCGTTTGTCTCCCCTGGTCTCGGCCCTGCTGGCCGTGACCCTGGCCCTGGCGGGCGGCCTGCTCGGCACCCGGCGACCGGCCCTGGCCTACCCCGGCGTCGTGGTCGCGGGAACCGTCTTTTTCCTGGCCGTGCACGCGCTCTTCGTGGCGCAGGCCCGCTGGGCCGACTCCGCCTGGCCGCTCATGGCCATGGCCGGAACGTTCCTGGTGGTCCAGGGGCTGCGCTACTTCTTCCTGCACCAGGACTGGGAGCTGCAGACATTCTCCTTGAACAAGATCGTCAACATGAATCCCCAGACCGTCGGCCAGTTCAAGGAATTCGACGAACTCCTGAACTCCGCCTGGCCCGACATCGCCGACAACTCGGGCGTGCACCTGGTCAACGCTTCGGCCACGGCGGACGAACTGGACGAACACTTTCTCGGTAAAACCGACGAGCAACTGGCCGTGGCCCGCCCGGGCCCCCAGGGCTTCAAGGAAGGGCTGGCCCTGCCCGTTCCCCATGGCGACAGGGGCACCCGATACGTGCTGCTCGGATGGGACCGCCCGGTGGGAATGGAAACCCTCCAGCCCCTGGCTGCGGTCATCCTGTCCACCGCCTGGTACTTCTCCCACATGAAAGAGGCGGCGGACAGCAAGGCCATGCTCTTTCGCACCATCCGCTCCGTGTTCCGGGCGCTCGATTTCAGGGACCCCATCACCGGCGGGCACTCCAACCGGGTCTCGTCCCTGGCCCTGGAAATCATGGCCCACATGAAACTCAAGGACGTCAAGCAGGTGGAGGACATCTACCTCGGCGCGCTCGTCCACGACGTGGGCAAGATCGGCATCCCCGACTCGATGCTGCAAAAGGAAGGCAAGCTGACCGCAGAGGAGTTCCGCTTCATCAAGACCCACCCGGAAATCGGCATGGAGATCATGCAGTCGGTCGGCCTGCCCGAGGAGACCCTGCGCACCATGGCCGAACACCACGAACGATTCGACGGCTCGGGTTACCCGGCCCGGCTCTCAGGCAAGGAGATCAGCCTGGGCGGACGCATCACCGCCGTGGCCGACGTGTTCGACGCCCTGACCAACGACCGACCGTACCGGGTCGGATGGCCTGAAAAAAGGGCCTGCGACTACATTCTCGGCATGCGGGGAGTTCAATTCGACCCCGATGTCGTGGACGCATTTATCGACCTGAAAAATCAAACTGGTAAATCTTGA
- a CDS encoding FecR family protein, translated as MKRLLIAILAIFCLTTAALAQDLTVVDNSGSGMVITADNKMVSLNKHNTIAPGDTVMVAGKGTVTLATSDGIISITADEKSLVRNDGRDATGKLNIDVPKGVVNFKVVPGNKLDVKTPHMVASVRGTAFTADVDVNGTDLSVTEGVVECTDNEGQREQVQAGSAVRSQQAGFEKQSREKNRNRNAAANKSKSANKSKSSSKGKSGGKSNSGGNSDGNSGGNGGGNGGGKGGGNGGGKK; from the coding sequence ATGAAGCGTCTACTGATTGCCATACTAGCTATTTTTTGTCTGACCACAGCAGCCCTCGCCCAGGACCTGACCGTCGTGGACAATTCCGGCTCCGGGATGGTCATCACCGCCGACAACAAAATGGTCTCCCTGAATAAGCACAACACCATCGCCCCCGGGGACACGGTCATGGTTGCGGGCAAGGGGACGGTCACCCTGGCCACTTCTGACGGCATCATCTCGATCACTGCCGACGAGAAATCCCTGGTCCGGAACGACGGCCGCGACGCGACGGGCAAGCTGAACATCGACGTGCCCAAGGGTGTTGTGAACTTCAAGGTCGTTCCCGGCAACAAGCTCGACGTCAAGACGCCGCACATGGTGGCCTCGGTCCGGGGCACCGCCTTTACCGCCGACGTCGACGTCAACGGGACCGACCTGAGCGTGACCGAAGGCGTGGTCGAATGTACGGACAACGAAGGCCAGAGGGAACAGGTCCAGGCCGGTTCAGCCGTGCGCTCCCAACAGGCCGGATTCGAAAAGCAGAGCCGCGAAAAGAACCGGAACCGCAATGCAGCCGCAAACAAGTCCAAGAGCGCAAACAAGTCCAAGAGCTCAAGCAAAGGCAAAAGTGGCGGCAAGAGCAACAGCGGCGGTAACAGCGACGGTAACAGCGGTGGAAACGGCGGTGGAAACGGCGGCGGCAAGGGCGGTGGAAACGGCGGCGGCAAGAAATAG
- the rfaE2 gene encoding D-glycero-beta-D-manno-heptose 1-phosphate adenylyltransferase produces the protein MALPDNPKLMSIRTFLKRKAEFEPGHRLVFTNGCFDVLHPGHVDLLIRARALGDALILGLNSDESVKMLGKGEDRPLNPQEDRAFVLAGLACVDYIVVFHESTPLELIKACRPQVLVKGGDWPVDQIVGADVVEKAGGQVHSLPLLEGYSTTAFLEKVRG, from the coding sequence ATGGCCCTGCCCGACAATCCCAAGCTCATGTCCATCCGCACCTTCCTGAAACGGAAGGCGGAATTCGAGCCCGGCCACCGGCTGGTCTTCACCAACGGCTGCTTCGACGTGCTTCACCCCGGGCACGTGGACCTGCTCATTCGCGCCCGCGCCCTCGGCGACGCCCTCATCCTCGGCCTCAACTCCGACGAGTCCGTCAAGATGCTCGGCAAGGGCGAAGACCGCCCCCTCAATCCCCAGGAAGACCGTGCCTTCGTGCTCGCGGGTCTCGCCTGCGTGGACTACATCGTGGTCTTCCACGAATCCACCCCGCTGGAACTGATCAAGGCCTGCCGCCCGCAGGTTCTCGTCAAGGGCGGCGACTGGCCCGTTGACCAGATCGTGGGCGCGGACGTGGTCGAAAAGGCGGGCGGCCAGGTGCACAGCCTGCCGCTGCTGGAAGGCTATTCCACGACCGCCTTTCTGGAGAAGGTGCGGGGCTAG
- a CDS encoding DUF4390 domain-containing protein — protein sequence MGGCALALLAVLALASTALAQGLSLKPPSLANVNGRLTARFGVAVEELPILKGELDDGLELVLSCDVGLYRINDYWMDDEVASGTFVSSLGFDPLTREYVMTLSRGEPPIRDRNIKKLLDKGWGAVEVGLGSWALLDRGVKYSLRLTTSMNEKGAPDGFMSYFYFWSWSPGAENSFQLDFTY from the coding sequence ATGGGAGGATGCGCCCTCGCCCTCCTGGCGGTGCTCGCCCTCGCCTCGACGGCCCTGGCCCAGGGGTTGAGCCTGAAGCCGCCCTCCCTGGCCAATGTAAACGGTCGGCTCACGGCCCGGTTCGGCGTTGCCGTGGAGGAACTGCCCATCCTCAAGGGCGAGCTGGACGACGGCCTCGAACTGGTGCTCTCCTGCGACGTCGGCCTGTACCGGATCAACGACTACTGGATGGACGACGAGGTCGCGTCCGGGACCTTTGTCAGCTCGCTCGGTTTTGATCCCCTGACGCGGGAATACGTCATGACCCTGTCCCGGGGCGAACCGCCGATCAGGGACAGGAACATCAAAAAGCTTTTGGACAAAGGGTGGGGAGCCGTCGAGGTGGGACTCGGTTCCTGGGCGCTCCTGGACCGGGGCGTGAAGTACAGCCTCAGGCTGACGACCTCCATGAACGAAAAGGGTGCGCCGGACGGCTTCATGAGCTATTTCTATTTCTGGTCCTGGAGTCCCGGCGCGGAAAATTCCTTTCAGCTGGATTTCACCTACTAG
- a CDS encoding YkgJ family cysteine cluster protein, giving the protein MHNDETKEFLDSLPELEEGKTYCFQCYPGIECFNACCSDLDMILTPYDMLRMRQALDMNSIDFLRVYTTGHRAPDTNFPVFKFKMTDNAARTCAFVTEEGCRIYADRPGACRMYPLGRATRPDGKGGVQEQFFIVKEDHCKGFLEKKEWTGESWKEDQGFKEYTAFNDRYMTILSRTRQLGHPVSDKLSHMATLALYKIDEFQGFIEKMHLFDRVEVDEKRQKAILENEAVALSFAMDWFELVLFQDTTRLKPKNVPLRRKGTRPGEE; this is encoded by the coding sequence ATGCACAACGACGAAACCAAGGAATTCCTCGACTCCCTGCCGGAGCTGGAGGAAGGCAAGACCTACTGCTTCCAATGCTACCCCGGCATTGAATGTTTCAACGCCTGCTGCTCGGATCTGGACATGATCCTGACGCCCTACGACATGCTGCGCATGCGCCAGGCGCTGGACATGAACTCCATCGACTTTCTGCGCGTCTACACCACGGGCCACCGCGCGCCGGACACGAATTTCCCGGTCTTCAAGTTCAAGATGACCGACAACGCGGCCCGTACCTGCGCCTTCGTCACCGAGGAGGGATGCCGCATCTACGCCGACCGCCCCGGGGCGTGCCGCATGTACCCCCTCGGTCGGGCCACCCGGCCCGACGGCAAGGGCGGCGTGCAGGAGCAGTTCTTCATCGTCAAGGAAGACCACTGCAAGGGGTTCCTCGAGAAAAAGGAATGGACCGGCGAGTCCTGGAAGGAAGACCAGGGATTCAAGGAATACACGGCCTTCAATGACCGCTACATGACCATCCTGTCGCGCACCCGGCAACTGGGCCATCCCGTTTCCGACAAGCTCAGCCATATGGCAACCCTTGCCCTCTACAAGATCGACGAGTTCCAGGGGTTCATCGAGAAGATGCACCTCTTCGACCGCGTTGAAGTGGACGAGAAACGGCAGAAAGCCATCCTCGAAAACGAGGCAGTGGCCCTGTCCTTTGCCATGGACTGGTTCGAGTTGGTGCTCTTCCAGGATACCACCAGGCTCAAGCCCAAGAACGTGCCCCTGCGCCGCAAGGGCACCCGACCCGGAGAGGAATAA
- a CDS encoding TIGR01777 family oxidoreductase — translation MRAIITGGTGFIGRALVAELREHDWEIVILSRNPGRVAETFGQGVIGMPWENGWVDMLGPDTVVVNLAGENIAGRWTGGRKKRILASRVEAGKTLVRAVKSTGKPPRALIQASAVGYYGPCGNTPVDEYAPGGTGFLAEVCRQWEASTGVLESMGVRRCTVRTGMVLGQGGAFKRMLPPFRCFLGGYPGSGFQGVSWIHLADEVGAIRFLMDNESASGPYNLTAPEPVNFRKFAHMLGMVLNRPYKTPVPEFALRLLYGEMAREVLLSGQIALPKRLTKAGYRFKFPGLEDALRDLL, via the coding sequence GTGCGTGCCATAATAACAGGTGGAACCGGGTTTATCGGCCGGGCTCTGGTTGCCGAACTCAGGGAACATGATTGGGAAATCGTGATCCTGTCGCGCAACCCGGGCAGGGTGGCCGAAACCTTTGGCCAGGGCGTCATCGGCATGCCCTGGGAAAACGGCTGGGTCGACATGCTCGGCCCGGATACCGTGGTGGTCAATCTGGCGGGCGAGAATATCGCCGGTCGCTGGACCGGCGGCAGGAAGAAACGCATCCTGGCCAGCCGCGTGGAGGCGGGCAAGACGCTTGTCCGCGCGGTGAAGAGCACCGGGAAGCCGCCCCGCGCCCTGATCCAGGCCTCGGCAGTGGGCTATTACGGCCCGTGCGGCAATACCCCTGTGGACGAGTACGCGCCCGGCGGGACCGGGTTTCTGGCCGAGGTCTGTCGCCAATGGGAGGCCTCCACCGGCGTCCTTGAATCCATGGGCGTGCGGCGGTGTACGGTCCGAACCGGCATGGTCCTGGGCCAGGGCGGCGCGTTCAAGCGCATGCTGCCGCCCTTCCGCTGTTTTCTCGGAGGGTATCCCGGCTCCGGCTTTCAGGGCGTGTCCTGGATTCACCTGGCCGACGAGGTCGGGGCCATCCGCTTTCTCATGGACAACGAGTCCGCGTCCGGCCCGTACAACCTGACCGCGCCCGAACCGGTCAACTTCCGCAAGTTCGCCCATATGCTGGGCATGGTGCTGAATCGCCCGTACAAGACCCCCGTGCCGGAGTTCGCCCTGCGTCTGCTCTACGGCGAGATGGCCCGGGAAGTCCTGCTGTCCGGGCAGATCGCCCTGCCCAAGCGTCTGACCAAGGCCGGATACCGGTTCAAGTTTCCCGGCCTGGAAGACGCCCTCCGCGACCTCCTTTAG
- a CDS encoding pirin family protein, producing the protein MRRAIQQIFTGAPVTEGAGVKLRRLFSSFEAELFDPFLMLDDFRSDTPEDFLKGFPWHPHRGIETITYVLTGDVEHGDSMGNKGDITSGDVQWMTAGSGIIHQEMPKGDSLGRMHGFQLWANLPASDKMMPPRYRDISAADIPTVTRPDGTAIKVIAGTVDGTAGPMEEIVIEPEYLDCTVPPDTEFVHPTRPGHTAFIYLISGAAKVGGKPVFNRDLVLFQDGDELGLTAMDSGARFLFLSGAPLNEPIAWRGPIVMNTQEELDLAFREFREGTFIK; encoded by the coding sequence ATGAGAAGAGCCATACAACAAATATTTACGGGCGCACCCGTGACCGAAGGTGCGGGGGTCAAACTGCGGCGGCTGTTCAGCAGCTTCGAAGCCGAACTGTTCGACCCCTTTCTGATGCTTGACGATTTCCGGTCCGACACCCCCGAGGATTTCCTCAAGGGGTTCCCATGGCACCCGCACCGGGGCATCGAGACCATCACCTATGTGCTCACCGGCGACGTGGAGCACGGCGACAGCATGGGGAACAAGGGCGACATCACGTCCGGCGACGTGCAGTGGATGACTGCGGGCAGCGGCATCATCCACCAGGAAATGCCCAAGGGCGACAGCCTGGGCCGCATGCACGGCTTCCAGCTCTGGGCCAACCTTCCGGCCTCGGACAAGATGATGCCGCCCCGGTACCGGGACATCTCCGCCGCCGACATTCCCACCGTCACCCGCCCCGACGGCACCGCCATCAAGGTCATCGCCGGAACCGTTGACGGGACAGCCGGCCCCATGGAGGAAATCGTCATCGAACCCGAATACCTGGACTGCACCGTGCCCCCCGACACCGAGTTCGTGCACCCCACCAGGCCCGGACACACGGCATTCATCTATCTCATCAGCGGCGCGGCCAAGGTGGGCGGGAAGCCCGTGTTCAACCGCGACCTCGTCCTCTTCCAGGACGGCGACGAACTCGGCCTCACCGCCATGGACAGCGGGGCCCGGTTCCTGTTCCTGTCCGGCGCGCCCCTCAACGAACCCATTGCCTGGCGCGGCCCCATCGTCATGAACACCCAGGAAGAACTCGACCTCGCCTTCCGGGAATTCCGCGAAGGGACCTTTATCAAATAG